A single region of the Metarhizium brunneum chromosome 6, complete sequence genome encodes:
- the WAR1 gene encoding Transcriptional regulator WAR1 — MDLDPRLRLDHGGQRSPLLSGAVSRGKSTSTPSPSSQVETASTVAQHRPAPYHVTESSDSPPADLGTPNQQQNPHGDGTDHDGGAAGGAAGNDAKKSRACEACRGLKVRCEPDPDDEGAPCKRCKKAGRSCVVTVPTRKRQKKTDSRVSELEKKIDALTASLQARAAVPAIGGGGGGDAAAAGQGISMAGIAASSATAPRRKSSEGMSGLWINSDAARTWAGSETGAAAQGIVASPVQQSHTPRSYRPSVFDPPEMVAGHKRKATEHRDGSGEGSPAASSSQWPMARRGNRTDIIDRGLVSLEAAAELFQRYKEHMLKHLPAVVFPPTMPVMELRRSKPYLFLAVMAAASSETHGLQRVLQRELMELFAEKIVIVGEKNLELIQALHIAVIWYWPPEHFEELKFYQLVHMSAVMALDIGLGKKSAPKRGITGFSWREHPFRRHPQPDPTSLECRRTWLTCHFLAANTAMSLHRPNLIRWSPFMTESLDMLSTSPDAYPTDRYLCHLIWTHRMAEDIGVQLSMDDPDTAVNIMDARTQYTLRGLERDLDKYIATVPKEMMQHDASATLKMSFSILNLYMHELALHSDNTADAIRPPFATDMLQDGMVSSEPLSAAHINALSACLSAIDNIFQTFLAMDVFSIRCLPVFTFVRVAYAVVILMKMYFSASSPSSELGKVINKDNMRVAYYLEALLEKFSATAADDKCRPASKFLLVLVMLRTWFLKHGKADTRQDAQNPLPAAGSSSNTPADGGTPSMQPSQPLPEHAANTPLQVLSEVAMGRESNTPRPFYNSISGGQAPPQNAYYAEGTNTPPQVRDPPAFPQPWMAQPPQPSVDMDMTVGLPANFDFESLGVPLDQSGDMYGGGAKMAVLNDPLFSDMFQGLPDPNFFSM; from the exons ATGGACTTGGATCCTCGACTGCGATTAGACCATGGCGGGCAGCGTTCACCTTTGCTCTCGGGCGCCGTATCGCGCGGCAAGtccacatcaacaccatcgccCTCGAGCCAGGTTGAAACGGCATCAACGGTAGCACAGCATCGTCCTGCTCCTTACCACGTGACTGAATCCTCCGACAGTCCGCCTGCGGATCTTGGCACGCCGAACCAGCAACAGAATCCGCATGGTGATGGCACCGATCATGACGGAGGTGCCGCCGGTGGTGCGGCTGGCAACGATGCCAAAAAGTCGAGGGCCTGCGAGGCTTGTCGCGGACTCAAAGTGCGATGCGAACCCGACCCCGACGACGAAGGTGCTCCCTGCAAGCGCTGTAAGAAGGCTGGGAGAAGTTGTGTTGTGACGGTGCCAACGAGGAagaggcagaagaagacggacAGCAGGGTTTCTGAgctcgagaagaagattgatGCTCTGACGGCCAGCTTGCAGGCTCGCGCCGCAGTTCCGGcaatcggcggcggcggcggcggcgatgcggCCGCTGCTGGACAGGGAATTTCCATGGCAGGGATCGCGGCATCGTCTGCGACGGCGCCGCGGAGAAAGTCCTCTGAAGGCATGTCCGGGCTTTGGATCAATAGCGATGCTGCGAGGACTTGGGCTGGATCAGAGACCGGCGCGGCCGCCCAGGGGATAGTGGCAAGCCCAGTACAGCAGAGCCATACTCCCAGATCTTATCGACCATCTGTGTTTGATCCGCCGGAGATGGTTGCAGGCCATAAGCGGAAAGCTACGGAGCACCGGGACGGCTCGGGAGAAGGTTCCCCTGCCGCAAGCTCTTCACAATGGCCGATGGCTCGCCGCGGAAACAGAACCGACATTATTGATCGAGGACTTGTAAGCTTGGAAGCGGCTGCCGAGCTGTTTCAAAGGTACAAGGAACACATGCTGAAGCATTTACCCGCCGTGGTGTTTCCGCCCACAATGCCAGTCATGGAACTTCGCAGGTCGAAGCCGTATCTATTCCTGGCTGTCATGGCGGCTGCCTCGTCCGAGACACATGGCCTCCAGCGAGTCTTGCAACGGGAGCTGATGGAGCTCTTTGCCGAGAAGATTGTCATTGTTGGAGAGAAGAATCTTGAGTTGATACAAGCCCTCCACATTGCTGTCATTTGGTACTGGCCGCCGGAGCACTTTGAAGAGCTCAAATTCTACCAGCTCGTCCACATGTCTGCCGTCATGGCCCTTGATATTGGGCTAGGCAAGAAGTCGGCACCCAAGCGCGGCATCACAGGCTTCAGTTGGCGAGAACACCCATTCAGACGGCATCCACAACCCGACCCGACCAGTCTCGAATGTCGTCGAACGTGGCTGACGTGCCACTTCCTGGCGGCTAACACGGCCATGTCTCTACATCGGCCAAATCTCATCCGTTGGTCGCCGTTCATGACGGAGAGCCTGGATATGTTGAGCACATCGCCGGATGCCTATCCCACAGACAGGTATTTATGTCATTTGATTTGGACGCATCGCATGGCAGAAGATATTGGCGTTCAGCTGTCCATGGATGACCCTGACACAGCCGTGAACATTATGGATGCAAGGACGCAGTACACGCTTAGGGGCTTGGAGAGGGATCTTGACAAGTATATTGCCACGGTCCCAAAGGAGATGATGCAGC ACGACGCTTCAGCAACTCTCAAGATGAGTTTCAGCATCCTGAACCTCTACATGCACGAACTAGCCCTCCACTCCGACAACACCGCCGACGCAATCCGGCCCCCTTTTGCCACGGATATGCTCCAAGACGGCATGGTCAGTAGCGAACCCCTGAGCGCTGCACACATCAATGCCCTGTCAGCCTGTCTGTCCGCCATCGACAACATCTTTCAAACCTTTCTCGCCATGGACGTCTTCTCCATCCGCTGCCTGCCCGTCTTCACCTTTGTACGGGTCGCCtacgccgtcgtcatcctgATGAAGATGTACTTCTCCGCGTCCAGTCCGTCCTCGGAGCTCGGCAAGGTCATCAACAAGGACAACATGCGCGTAGCGTACTACCTCGAGGCGCTGCTGGAGAAATTCagcgccaccgccgccgacgacaagtGCCGGCCTGCCTCGAagttcctcctcgtcctcgtcatgcTGCGCACCTGGTTCCTCAAGCACGGCAAGGCCGACACCAGGCAGGACGCGCAGAACCCACTGCCCGCCGCGGGCTCGTCGTCAAACACCCCCGCCGACGGGGGCACGCCTTCGATGCAACCATCGCAGCCGCTGCCGGAGCACGCTGCCAATACGCCCCTCCAGGTCCTCTCCGAGGTCGCCATGGGCCGCGAGTCCAACACCCCGCGGCCGTTTTACAACTCCATCTCCGGCGGCCAGGCGCCGCCCCAAAACGCATACTACGCCGAGGGCACCAACACACCCCCGCAGGTGCGCGATCCGCCTGCCTTCCCGCAGCCGTGGATGGCCCAGCCTCCTCAGCCGTCtgtcgacatggacatgacgGTAGGCCTGCCAGCCAACTTTGACTTTGAAAGCCTGGGCGTGCCGCTGGATCAGTCGGGCGACATGTACGGCGGGGGAGCAAAGATGGCGGTTCTCAATGACCCCCTATTTAGTGACATGTTCCAGGGGTTGCCGGACCCCAATTTCTTTTCGATGTGA
- the cys-14_2 gene encoding Sulfate permease 2, which translates to MPSLATKTGHALAKILGITLEDPNEDAAAPVTRGESVLSIQTSDSFVEGAPATSEWLHDQIPTRQEVGEYAKSLFPFLSWIGHYNLQWFAGDVVAGITIGAIVVPQGMAYALLAKLEPQFGLYSSFMGVIIYWIFGTSKDISIGPVAVLSTVVGSVVEDVASSPDTKDIPPHVIASALSIIAGCIVLGIGLLRCGWIVDLISITSLSAFMTGSAITIASSQLPALMGLTGFSNRDPAYMVIINTLKHLPETRLDAAMGLTALFFLYLIRFTLTSAAERFPTHKRIIFFMNTMRTVFIILLYTMISWLVNMHRREHPLFRVLGTVPKGFRNAAVPDLSSNVVSHFGSHLPATVIVMLVEHIAISKSFGRVNNYSIDPSQEMVAIGMTNILGPFLGAYPSTGSFSRTAIQSKAGVRTPAAGIVTGIVVLLATYLLTAVFFYIPSATLAAVIIHAVGDLITPPDTVYQFWRVSPIEVFVFFVGVFVSVFAQIEDGLYATVAISAAILIYRILKARGRFLGKVRVHSVLGDHIIGEDHNKVYGEYGTFDGAAEVSARNIFLPLDHGDGSNPEVELESPYPGIFIYRFSEGFNYPNANFSLDYLTDVIFSQTKRSSPESFERAGDRPWSNPGPGKSAKSRQDLEVDRRPTLRAIILDFSSVNNVDITSVQRLIDVRNQLDMYASPGVVDWHVACINNRWTKRALMAGGFGIPTKTDDGLHHRWRSIFSVAEIGGKDSAAALAEVAANERELQASQSRMSELDEEMGQSSDSEEGLPKPGDEKAEGAAKQKRRGAVVHGLNRPLFHVDLTSAVQSAIANVEAREEFRAASLSSSF; encoded by the exons ATGCCCTCCTTGGCAACCAAAACAGGccatgccttggccaagattcTTGGCATCACACTCGAGGATCCCAACGAAGACGCCGCAGCACCTGTCACCAGAGGAGAGTCAGTTCTCTCCATTCAAACCAGTGACAGCTTCGTCGAAGGGGCCCCTGCTACATCTGAATGGCTTCACGATCAAATACCCACGCggcaagaagtcggtgaaTATGCCAAGTCCTTGTTTCCCTTTCTGTCCTGGATAGGACACTACAACCTCCAATGGTTCGCTGGCGATGTTGTTGCCGGAATTACTATTGGCGCCATTGTCGTGCCGCAGGGTATGGCATAtgccctgctggccaagctggagCCTCAGTTTGGCCTCTATTCCTCCTTTATGGGCGTCATAATCTATTGGATATTCGGAACATCAAAGGATATCTCTATTGGCCCTGTAGCTGTCTTATCTACAGTTGTGGGAAGCGTTGTTGAAGATGTTGCCTCATCCCCAGATACCAAAGACATACCGCCGCATGTCATCGCCTCGGCTCTGTCCATCATTGCTGGGTGTATTGTTCTGGGAATCGGCCTTTTAAGATGCGGGTGGATCGTTGATTTAATTTCCATCACCTCCCTGTCAGCTTTCATGACTGGATCTGCCATCACCATTGCATCTAGTCAGCTGCCAGCGCTGATGGGTCTGACTGGCTTCTCAAATAGAGATCCTGCGTACAtggtcatcatcaacactTTAAAACACTTACCCGAGACAAGACTTGACGCGGCCATGGGACTGACGGCACTATTCTTCCTCTACCTCATTCGATTCACTCTCACGTCGGCTGCGGAGCGATTTCCTACTCACAAGAGAATCATCTTCTTTATGAATACTATGCGAACTGTCTTTATCATCCTTCTGTACACCATGATCAGCTGGCTGGTCAACATGCATCGTAGGGAACATCCACTGTTCCGTGTTCTTGGAACTGTTCCAAAGG GTTTCCGCAATGCCGCTGTCCCAGATCTGTCAAGCAACGTGGTCTCACATTTTGGCTCCCATCTACCCGCGACCGTCATTGTCATGCTCGTTGAGCACATTGCCATTTCCAAATCTTTTGGCAGAGTCAACAACTATTCTATCGATCCTTCACAGGAAATGGTTGCCATTGGCATGACCAACATTCTAGGGCCCTTCCTCGGCGCATATCCATCTACGGGCTCTTTTAGCCGCACGGCAATTCAATCAAAGGCCGGCGTTCGCACCCCGGCTGCCGGTATTGTCACTGGAATTGTCGTTCTCTTGGCCACATACCTTCTGACAGCAGTCTTCTTCTACATTCCCAGCGCCACGCTTGCAGCTGTCATCATCCACGCCGTCGGTGATCTCATCACGCCTCCGGATACAGTTTACCAGTTCTGGCGCGTTTCTCCCATCGAAGTATTTGTCTTTTTTGTTGGTGTTTTCGTCAGTGTCTTTGCTCAAATCGAGGACGGCCTGTATGCCACCGTCGCCATTTCAGCCGCCATTCTCATATACCGCATCTTAAAGGCCCGAGGACGGTTCCTCGGCAAAGTACGAGTCCACTCCGTTCTTGGTGATCACATTATTGGTGAGGATCATAACAAAGTATACGGAGAATACGGTACATTCGACGGAGCGGCCGAGGTCTCTGCACGCAATATATTCCTTCCCCTGGATCATGGAGACGGCTCCAATCCTGAGGTAGAACTAGAGAGTCCTTACCCTGGAATCTTCATTTACCGCTTCTCCGAAGGGTTCAACTATCCCAATGCTAATTTCTCACTGGACTATCTCACCGACGTTATTTTCTCACAAACGAAGCGTTCCAGCCCCGAGAGTTTTGAACGCGCGGGTGACAGGCCTTGGAGCAACCCGGGGCCTGGAAAATCCGCCAAATCTCGCCAAGATCTAGAAGTCGACAGACGGCCTACACTGAGGGCCATCATTTTGGACTTTAGTTCTGTCAACAACGTCGACATCACCTCTGTCCAGCGACTCATTGACGTTCGTAATCAGCTGGATATGTACGCTTCCCCCGGCGTGGTAGACTGGCACGTTGCATGCATCAATAATCGCTGGACGAAGCGTGCCCTCATGGCCGGAGGTTTTGGCATCCCCACAAAGACTGATGATGGCCTGCATCACAGATGGAGGTCCATCTTTAGCGTGGCTGAGATCGGCGGAAAGGACTCTGCCGCGGCTTTGGCAGAGGTTGCTGCCAACGAAAGGGAGCTACAGGCAAGCCAGTCGCGAATGAGTGAATTAGACGAGGAGATGGGCCAGAGCTCTGATTCGGAAGAAGGCTTGCCTAAACCGGGCGATGAGAAGGCAGAAGGTGCAGCAAAACAGAAAAGACGTGGGGCGGTTGTTCACGGGCTGAATAGGCCCTTGTTCCATGTAGACTTGACCAGCGCGGTCCAGAGTGCGATTGCGAATGTGGAGGCTAGAGAGGAGTTTAGGGCTGCTtctttgtcgtcgtcgttttgA
- the cdc16 gene encoding Cell division control protein 16, with protein MPSPSREVNPPPSSFSQPTSLPAPGHIDLQVPPSPRTHRALRRLQSAHTLGAARSSNQPSLISQQRRDLQRNASPTRNPKATRSPQRARANSDATSPLMHHMGAVAGLKRSSMKKPVFSHGHLSLQQIFRDGPSDGDFLGALESARWKVVDEGIKSAEDGMSPLRIYVWLVLLDTPIMPTDEYLGLIHRGASPAYSKIRNDTFRTLTTDPLFRRRVSEASLIRLLNAIAWRLHDAKEEERQSSRPSSSHSTHPRQSLGGSISGHSQAKSGTGPEPGTYVQGMNVLAAPFLYAARSEAEAFVAFHSLLTKECPAYIRGAMDGVHRGLALVDKVLAIVDPKLSMYLTAKGLSAEIYAFPSVLTLCACTPPLPEVLRLWDFLFAYGPHLNILCIVAQLTIMRSQILQSPSPNKVLRSFPALNSDLIKSVTIGIIKKIPDDVYSEIASHAM; from the exons ATGCCTAGCCCCTCACGAGAGGTGAACCCTCCACCCTCTTCATTCTCGCAACCTACATCGCTCCCCGCCCCGGGACACATCGACCTCCAAGtccctccatctccacgAACGCATCGAGCTCTGCGACGGCTACAATCTGCTCACACTCTTGGGGCTGCAAGGTCATCCAACCAGCCGTCTCTTATTTCACAACAGCGTCGAGACTTACAGCGGAATGCCTCCCCAACCCGGAACCCAAAGGCTACTCGCTCCCCTCAGCGGGCTCGCGCCAACAGCGATGCTACTTCGCCATTGATGCACCATATGGGCGCTGTGGCCGGGTTGAAACGCTCCAGCATGAAGAAGCCCGTTTTTTCACACGGGCACCTGTCACTCCAGCAAATATTCCGCGATGGGCCGAGCGACGGTGACTTCTTGGGCGCTCTAGAAAGTGCCCGGTGGAAGGTTGTGGATGAGGGTATCAAAAGTGCAGAGGATGGGATG TCGCCGTTGAGGATATACGTTTGGCTGGTTCTTTTAGATACCCCCATCATGCCCACGGATGAATACCTTGGCTTGATACACCGAGGTGCTTCGCCAGCATATTCCAAAATTCGCAACGACACCTTCAGAACCCTCACCACAGACCCTTTGTTCCGACGAAGGGTTAGCGAGGCAAGCTTAATCCGGCTCCTAAATGCCATAGCATGGCGGTTACATGatgccaaggaggaggagcggcagAGCAGTCGACCGAGTAGCAGCCATTCGACACATCCGAGACAGAGTCTTGGAGGAAGCATTTCCGGGCATTCCCAGGCCA AGTCTGGCACCGGCCCGGAGCCCGGCACCTACGTACAAGGCATGAATGTCCTGGCGGCCCCGTTCTTATACGCTGCTCGCAGTGAGGCCGAAGCCTTTGTTGCGTTCCACTCCCTCCTTACTAAGGAGTGTCCTGCGTATATCCGTGGAGCCATGGACGGTGTGCATCGCGGCCTGGCGCTCGTCGATAAAGTGCTTGCTATTGTAGACCCCAAGCTCAGCATGTACCTTACCGCCAAGGGACTCTCGGCTGAGATTTATGCGTTTCCTTCAGTCTTGACTCTCTGTGCTTGTACGCCGCCACTGCCAGAAGTCTTGCGGCTTTGGGACTTTTTATTTGCATACGGCCCGCACCTGAACATCCTATGTATCGTGGCACAGCTGACCATAATGAGGTCGCAGATTCTCCAGTCTCCAAG TCCAAACAAAGTCCTCAGGTCATTTCCAGCCTTGAACTCCGACTTGATCAAGAGCGTTACCATTGGAATCATCAAGAAGATTCCCGATGATGTATACTCGGAAATTGCCTCGCACGCAATGTGA
- the thoc5-a gene encoding THO complex subunit 5 A, which translates to MAVDTIVSQPSLVAALQISDQARDQAHTLLRLADEASDSHTSAESQAEIAKQQKHLFTSISQLRGLHRDACISARETKAQTAEARQEVDRLHLQLQNLYYEQRHLQGEISACESYDHKYQQLPLIPVDEFLAQHPEHADDDDDELMVARIDHERTEREALEQQRQELLKRKQKLIAENKRRKDDLANLDQDLEKFIDVSDVAILVTLDRLWNVANALHQAAKPILELFEKAP; encoded by the exons ATGGCTGTCGACACGATTGTTTCCcagccaagtctggtggcGGCCTTGCAAATATCCGACCAAGCACGCGACCAGGCTCACACACTTCTTCGCCTGGCAGACGAGGCCAGTGACTCTCATACCTCAGCCGAGTCACAGGCCGAGATTGccaagcagcagaagcatTTGTTTACTAGCATATCGCAACTTCGCGGTCTACATCGGGACGCTTGCATCTCTGCCCGCGAAACTAAAGCCCAGACTGCCGAAGCCCGTCAAGAGGTCGACCGTCTGCATCTTCAGCTGCAGAACCTTTACTATGAGCAGCGACATCTTCAAGGCGAGATATCGGCTTGCGAATCATACGA CCACAAATACCAGCAACTGCCCCTTATTCCTGTCGATGAATTCCTGGCCCAACACCCCGAACatgccgatgacgacgatgatgagctCATGGTGGCGAGAATTGACCATGAACGCACAGAGCGTGAGGCTCTAGAACAGCAACGTCAAGAGTTGCTGAAACGAAAGCAAAAACTCATCGCAGAGAATAAGAGGCGAAAGGACGACTTGGCTAACTTGGACCAAGACCTTGAAAAATTTATCGATGTAAGTGATGTTGCTATTCTCGTTACACTGGATCGTCTCTGGAATGTCGCCAACGCTTTACACCAGGCCGCGAAACCAATTTTGGAGCTTTTTGAGAAGGCACCCTGA